The Arthrobacter sp. NicSoilC5 genome has a window encoding:
- a CDS encoding acetoin utilization protein AcuC — translation MTYLPGLSQPAPPTMVAWSPDMTAYNFGPGHPMAPERMDLTARLSRSLGLFDLDHVDLAAPEVASDAELESVHSADYVAAVRRVSTDPSRPDESRGLGTEDDPAFAGMHEAAARLAGGSLLAAQRVLDGSAVHAVNFGGGMHHAARERASGFCIYNDAALAVQKLLDGGVGKVAYIDVDAHHGDGTQNIFWDDPRVLTISLHETGLTLFPGTGFANEVGGPVAEGTAVNVALPAGTSDAGWLRAFYAVVPQLVGAFEPGVIVSQHGCDSHRSDPLTHLNLSVDGQREAANAVGHLAERYCGGRWIATGGGGYNVLDVVPRAWSHLVAIAAGRPVPLRTPVPADWRQYVMEKFGREAPALMGDDVELWWRSWEVGFDPNDAVDRTVMATRKAVFPLHGLDPWFD, via the coding sequence ATGACATACCTGCCCGGACTCAGCCAGCCCGCGCCGCCAACGATGGTGGCGTGGAGTCCTGACATGACAGCTTACAACTTTGGGCCCGGCCACCCCATGGCGCCCGAGCGTATGGACCTGACCGCGCGCCTGTCCCGCAGCCTGGGGCTCTTCGACCTGGACCACGTTGACCTTGCAGCCCCGGAGGTCGCATCGGACGCGGAACTGGAGTCCGTCCACTCCGCTGATTACGTTGCAGCAGTCCGCCGGGTCAGTACGGACCCTTCCCGGCCGGACGAGTCGCGCGGGCTGGGAACCGAGGACGATCCGGCATTCGCGGGCATGCACGAGGCCGCGGCGCGCCTGGCCGGCGGTTCGCTGCTGGCGGCCCAGCGCGTGCTGGATGGTTCGGCTGTCCACGCGGTGAACTTCGGCGGCGGCATGCACCACGCCGCCCGGGAGCGCGCCAGCGGATTCTGCATCTACAACGACGCCGCCCTTGCCGTGCAGAAACTGCTCGACGGCGGGGTGGGCAAGGTGGCCTATATCGACGTCGACGCGCACCACGGCGACGGCACGCAGAACATCTTCTGGGACGATCCCCGGGTCCTGACGATCTCGCTGCACGAGACGGGGCTGACCCTCTTTCCTGGCACGGGCTTCGCCAACGAGGTGGGCGGCCCCGTGGCGGAGGGGACGGCCGTGAACGTCGCCCTGCCTGCAGGAACGTCCGACGCCGGCTGGCTTCGCGCCTTCTACGCCGTGGTGCCGCAACTGGTGGGTGCCTTCGAACCCGGGGTGATCGTGAGCCAGCACGGCTGCGACTCGCACCGCAGCGACCCCCTCACGCACCTCAACCTCAGCGTGGACGGCCAGCGCGAGGCAGCGAACGCCGTCGGGCACTTGGCCGAAAGGTACTGCGGCGGCCGCTGGATCGCTACCGGCGGCGGAGGCTACAACGTGCTGGATGTGGTGCCACGGGCCTGGAGCCACCTGGTGGCCATCGCCGCGGGGCGGCCGGTACCGCTGCGGACCCCCGTGCCGGCGGACTGGCGTCAGTACGTGATGGAGAAGTTCGGCAGGGAAGCGCCCGCCCTGATGGGGGATGACGTGGAGCTCTGGTGGCGGTCCTGGGAGGTGGGCTTCGACCCCAATGACGCCGTGGACCGCACCGTCATGGCCACCCGCAAGGCAGTGTTCCCGCTGCACGGACTGGATCCCTGGTTCGACTAG
- a CDS encoding potassium transporter TrkG translates to MTQSQSRPRTPAPWHPPAQEREGLWIFTRLRDFIDDIANTSPARLALTAFAAVCTVFTFLLSLPVSSADGTPTPIHQALFTAVSAVCVTGLTVVSTAIHWSFFGQLVILVGIFIGGLGTLTLASLLALMVSKRLGVRGKIIAAESMNNAGRLGEVGTLLRIVITTSVVIEGILALALVPRFLTLGEPFWQSVWHGVFYSISSFNNAGFTPHSDGIVPYETDLWILIPLMVGVFLGSLGFPVVMVLQQNGLNWKKWNLHTKLTIQVSLILLAAGTLLWALMEWDNARTIGPMAIGDKITHSLFASVMTRSGGFNLVDQNHMESTTKLLTDALMFAGGGSASTAGGIKVTTIAVMFLAIVAEARGDADVKVYGRTIPQGTMRVAISVIVAGATLVSVSAFLLLQFSGASLDRVLFETISAFATVGLSTGLSAEVPPEGVYVLTALMFAGRVGTVTLAAALALRQRSQLYHYPEERPIIG, encoded by the coding sequence ATGACGCAAAGCCAGTCGAGGCCCCGGACTCCGGCCCCCTGGCACCCCCCGGCGCAGGAGCGGGAGGGCCTCTGGATCTTCACGCGGCTGCGCGACTTCATTGACGACATCGCCAACACCTCCCCCGCACGGCTGGCACTGACCGCGTTCGCCGCTGTGTGCACGGTATTCACCTTCCTGCTGTCCCTGCCCGTATCGTCGGCTGACGGAACACCCACCCCCATCCACCAGGCGCTGTTCACGGCCGTCTCAGCCGTGTGCGTCACGGGGCTCACGGTGGTTTCGACGGCGATCCACTGGTCCTTCTTTGGCCAACTGGTGATCCTGGTGGGCATCTTCATCGGCGGCTTGGGCACGTTGACGCTGGCATCGCTGCTGGCGCTCATGGTGAGCAAGCGGCTGGGTGTGCGCGGCAAGATCATTGCCGCGGAATCCATGAACAATGCCGGCCGCCTGGGCGAAGTGGGCACGCTGCTGCGGATCGTCATCACCACTTCCGTAGTCATCGAGGGCATCCTGGCGCTCGCCCTGGTCCCGCGGTTCCTCACCCTGGGCGAACCGTTCTGGCAGTCTGTCTGGCACGGCGTCTTCTATTCCATTTCGTCGTTCAACAACGCCGGCTTCACGCCGCACTCGGACGGCATCGTGCCCTACGAGACGGACCTGTGGATCCTGATCCCCCTCATGGTGGGGGTCTTCCTGGGCAGCCTGGGGTTCCCGGTGGTGATGGTCCTGCAGCAGAACGGCCTGAACTGGAAGAAGTGGAACCTCCACACCAAGCTCACCATCCAGGTCTCCCTCATCCTGCTTGCCGCGGGCACACTGCTGTGGGCCCTGATGGAGTGGGACAACGCCCGGACCATCGGGCCGATGGCCATCGGCGACAAGATCACCCATTCCCTTTTTGCCTCGGTCATGACGCGTTCGGGTGGGTTCAACCTGGTGGACCAGAATCACATGGAATCCACCACCAAGCTGCTGACTGACGCGCTGATGTTCGCAGGCGGCGGGTCGGCGTCGACGGCGGGCGGCATCAAGGTGACCACCATCGCCGTGATGTTCCTGGCCATCGTTGCCGAAGCCCGCGGCGACGCCGACGTTAAGGTGTACGGCCGGACCATCCCGCAGGGCACCATGCGGGTGGCCATCTCCGTGATCGTTGCCGGCGCCACGCTTGTTTCCGTCTCCGCCTTCCTGCTCCTGCAGTTCAGCGGCGCATCACTGGACCGGGTACTGTTTGAGACGATTTCGGCCTTCGCCACGGTGGGCCTGAGCACCGGCCTCAGCGCGGAGGTTCCGCCCGAGGGCGTCTACGTCCTGACAGCCCTCATGTTCGCCGGCCGCGTGGGCACCGTGACCCTCGCCGCTGCACTGGCCCTGCGCCAGCGCAGCCAGCTGTACCACTACCCCGAAGAGAGGCCGATCATTGGCTAG
- a CDS encoding glycoside hydrolase family 3 C-terminal domain-containing protein yields MNPTLSPAVTAPPAGSPDAEARLLDLAKSLTLEEQIQLLTGADVWATHSLPSIGLSRVVMSDGPAGVRGEDFDERHDSVSLPSSSALSATWSVETARRYGQVLGQEARRKGVHAVLGPTINLHRSPLGGRHFECMSEDPRLTATMAAGYVAGVQSMGVGATPKHYIANEAETERFTSNSVVDERPLRELYLAAFEDAITEARAWLVMSSYNSINGTTASENDLLKTPLSTEWGFDGVVVSDWTGVRSVEAANANQDLEMPGPVGHWGPKLLAAVNDGRVSRSAILEKVVRILRLAARVGSLEGVSPSVTELPAPLNAAAVAREVAVRGAVLVRNKDSLLPLDPQALASVAISGHNAEEARTQGGGSATVMPKQNISPLEGLRAALPEGVRVSYARGAKVAEGLQPFPRTSLHNPVSGVPGLRVTFLAGDGTVISGEDRLASHLIWFGVGIPEGAAAIRMETEWTAPTAGIHHLGIGTVGRVRLSLNGDEVFNGGLEDDTDVLGAALFDPPKTVHPVTTDAAGDAVRIEAVYDLPADQVIPFTAILLGEETVVDDPQAEIDAAVEAARTADVAVVVVGTSAAIESEGFDRKDLDLPGRQNQLVEAVAAVNPRTVVVVNSGSPVIMPWLDKVGAVLLGWFGGQEFGRAIADILLGVEEPGGRLPTTWPAALADVPVLDTTPVDGKVVYSEGIHVGYRAWLKQQASGGAAPALPFGYGLGYTTFELGAPHARESVPAGADVVVHVPVRNTGSRSGREVVQVYLDRPVSAVERPVRWLAGYAGTHLAPGGTESVEVRIPARSFAHYDGGWQFERGTFRILVGRHAEDDFQELAIEVR; encoded by the coding sequence ATGAATCCCACGCTCTCCCCCGCCGTCACTGCTCCCCCCGCCGGTTCACCGGATGCCGAAGCGCGCCTCCTTGACCTGGCCAAGAGCCTCACCCTCGAAGAACAGATCCAGCTGCTGACCGGCGCTGACGTCTGGGCAACCCACTCCCTGCCCTCCATCGGCCTCTCCCGCGTGGTCATGTCCGACGGCCCGGCAGGTGTCCGCGGGGAAGACTTCGACGAGCGGCACGACTCCGTTTCCCTGCCGTCGTCGTCTGCCCTGTCCGCCACCTGGAGCGTGGAGACCGCCCGCCGCTACGGCCAGGTCCTGGGCCAGGAGGCTCGCCGCAAGGGCGTCCACGCAGTCCTGGGCCCCACCATCAACCTGCACCGGTCCCCGCTGGGCGGCCGCCACTTCGAGTGCATGAGCGAGGACCCCCGCCTGACCGCCACCATGGCGGCAGGGTACGTTGCCGGAGTCCAGTCCATGGGCGTAGGGGCAACACCCAAGCACTACATTGCCAACGAGGCCGAAACCGAGCGTTTCACGTCCAACTCAGTGGTGGACGAGCGCCCCCTGCGCGAGCTCTACCTTGCAGCCTTCGAGGACGCCATCACCGAGGCCCGCGCCTGGCTGGTGATGAGCTCCTACAACTCCATCAACGGCACCACCGCCAGCGAAAACGACCTGCTGAAGACGCCACTGTCCACCGAATGGGGCTTCGACGGCGTCGTCGTGTCCGACTGGACCGGTGTCCGATCGGTGGAGGCCGCCAACGCCAACCAGGATCTGGAGATGCCCGGGCCGGTGGGCCACTGGGGACCCAAGCTGCTGGCCGCCGTGAACGATGGCCGCGTGAGCAGGTCCGCGATCCTTGAAAAGGTGGTCCGTATCCTGCGGCTCGCCGCCCGCGTCGGCTCCCTCGAGGGCGTCTCCCCCTCCGTCACGGAGCTGCCGGCACCCCTGAATGCCGCCGCCGTCGCCCGCGAAGTGGCCGTGCGCGGCGCTGTGCTGGTGCGCAACAAGGACAGCCTGCTGCCGCTGGATCCGCAGGCGCTGGCGAGCGTCGCCATCAGCGGCCACAACGCGGAGGAGGCCCGCACCCAGGGCGGCGGCAGCGCCACCGTCATGCCCAAGCAGAACATCTCACCGCTTGAAGGCCTGCGCGCGGCGCTGCCCGAAGGCGTCCGCGTCAGTTACGCCCGCGGCGCCAAGGTGGCGGAAGGCCTGCAGCCCTTCCCCCGCACCTCGCTGCACAACCCCGTATCCGGCGTGCCCGGCCTGCGGGTGACCTTCCTGGCCGGCGACGGGACCGTCATCTCGGGTGAGGACCGGCTGGCGTCGCACCTGATCTGGTTTGGCGTCGGCATCCCCGAGGGCGCAGCGGCCATCCGGATGGAAACGGAGTGGACCGCGCCGACGGCCGGCATCCACCACCTGGGCATCGGCACCGTCGGCCGGGTCCGCCTGTCCCTGAACGGTGACGAGGTGTTCAACGGCGGGCTCGAGGATGACACCGACGTGCTCGGCGCGGCCCTTTTCGACCCGCCCAAGACCGTCCACCCCGTCACCACCGACGCCGCCGGGGACGCGGTCCGCATTGAGGCCGTATACGACCTCCCCGCGGACCAGGTCATCCCCTTCACGGCCATCCTCCTGGGCGAGGAAACGGTGGTGGACGACCCGCAGGCAGAGATCGACGCCGCGGTGGAGGCTGCCCGGACCGCCGATGTGGCGGTGGTGGTGGTGGGAACCAGTGCCGCCATCGAATCCGAGGGCTTTGACCGCAAGGACTTGGACCTTCCAGGCCGGCAGAACCAGCTGGTGGAAGCGGTGGCGGCGGTGAACCCGCGCACCGTGGTGGTGGTGAACTCCGGCTCGCCCGTCATCATGCCATGGCTGGACAAGGTGGGCGCCGTCCTGCTCGGCTGGTTTGGCGGCCAGGAATTCGGCCGTGCCATCGCCGACATCCTGCTGGGCGTCGAAGAGCCGGGCGGCCGCCTTCCCACCACCTGGCCTGCGGCCCTGGCCGACGTCCCGGTCCTGGACACCACCCCGGTGGACGGCAAGGTGGTGTACTCCGAGGGCATCCACGTCGGCTACCGTGCCTGGCTCAAGCAGCAAGCTTCGGGCGGTGCCGCACCGGCCCTTCCCTTCGGCTACGGCCTGGGCTACACCACGTTCGAGCTCGGCGCCCCGCATGCGCGGGAGTCGGTCCCGGCCGGCGCCGACGTCGTCGTCCACGTTCCTGTCCGCAACACCGGCAGCCGGTCCGGCCGTGAAGTAGTGCAGGTGTACCTGGACCGGCCCGTATCCGCTGTGGAACGGCCTGTCCGCTGGCTGGCGGGCTACGCGGGCACCCACCTGGCGCCGGGCGGCACCGAGAGTGTGGAAGTCCGGATTCCGGCCCGCTCCTTTGCGCATTACGACGGCGGCTGGCAGTTTGAGCGCGGCACCTTCCGGATCCTCGTGGGCCGTCATGCCGAGGACGACTTCCAGGAATTGGCGATCGAGGTCCGCTAG
- a CDS encoding metalloregulator ArsR/SmtB family transcription factor encodes MVTDDVFAVIAESTRRDILVALRAGDKAVGELVEELAASQPTISKHLKVLREAQLVSMRAQGQKRYYALNRGPLEGIASWLETFDVGTAGSAAAAPSGADQSAAVPSPAAQAEAAPEVPAHLQEGVAAAAASLPPAPRAAQPAVTQKPREEVPAPLLVREGAELSPAVVIPGGTAAPLSDDTVPQQIGRTVGRAATKAADLLASLPNLPKFGRKK; translated from the coding sequence ATGGTGACAGACGACGTATTTGCCGTCATAGCGGAATCCACCCGGCGGGACATCCTGGTGGCCCTTCGGGCAGGAGATAAAGCCGTGGGGGAACTGGTGGAGGAACTGGCGGCGAGCCAGCCCACCATTTCCAAGCACCTGAAAGTCCTCCGTGAAGCGCAGCTGGTCAGCATGCGGGCGCAGGGCCAGAAGCGCTACTACGCCTTGAACCGGGGACCGCTGGAAGGCATCGCCAGCTGGCTGGAAACGTTCGACGTCGGCACCGCCGGCAGCGCCGCCGCCGCACCGTCCGGCGCGGACCAGTCAGCAGCAGTCCCGTCACCCGCCGCGCAGGCAGAGGCCGCCCCGGAAGTCCCCGCCCACCTGCAGGAGGGCGTTGCCGCTGCGGCCGCTTCGTTGCCGCCGGCCCCCAGGGCGGCGCAGCCGGCGGTGACGCAGAAACCCCGGGAAGAGGTCCCCGCGCCCCTGCTGGTGCGGGAAGGCGCCGAGCTGAGCCCCGCCGTCGTGATTCCCGGCGGGACAGCCGCCCCGCTGAGCGACGATACCGTTCCGCAGCAGATCGGACGCACCGTTGGCCGGGCGGCCACCAAGGCGGCCGACCTGTTGGCCAGCCTCCCCAACCTGCCGAAATTCGGACGCAAGAAGTAG
- a CDS encoding TetR/AcrR family transcriptional regulator yields MPSSKPRGQYAKGAERREQIIQTATDVFATEGFEGTALKRVAELVGVREATLFHYFRGKQELLTAVLAERDRRSLAAMGAEEAGLALMVRSAERNRREPGLTTLYAVASATANDPGHDSHAYFKERYAEVVDVLAADIERRQSAGEARSDLPAGDLAKLVVAVSDGLQLQWLYDKDVDVADGLREFIDVLLKPPAA; encoded by the coding sequence ATGCCTTCATCAAAGCCGCGCGGCCAGTACGCCAAGGGAGCGGAACGCCGCGAACAGATCATCCAAACGGCTACGGACGTTTTCGCGACTGAAGGTTTTGAAGGCACGGCGCTGAAGCGCGTGGCAGAGCTGGTGGGGGTCAGGGAAGCCACCCTTTTCCACTACTTCCGGGGCAAGCAGGAACTGCTGACGGCGGTCCTGGCCGAGCGGGACCGCCGCAGCCTCGCGGCAATGGGCGCCGAGGAGGCAGGGTTGGCGCTGATGGTGCGCTCCGCGGAGCGGAACCGCCGTGAGCCCGGGCTTACCACGCTGTATGCCGTGGCGTCAGCCACTGCCAATGACCCGGGGCACGATTCGCACGCCTATTTCAAGGAGCGCTACGCCGAGGTGGTTGACGTGCTGGCGGCAGACATTGAACGCCGCCAGTCTGCCGGGGAGGCGCGCTCGGACCTGCCCGCCGGCGACCTGGCCAAGCTGGTGGTGGCAGTCTCCGACGGCCTGCAGCTGCAGTGGCTCTACGACAAGGACGTGGACGTGGCGGACGGGCTGCGCGAGTTCATTGATGTGCTCCTGAAGCCGCCGGCTGCCTAG
- a CDS encoding TrkA family potassium uptake protein: MASSTDAPRRPAHNAPVLVIGLGRFGSSTAEQLVKQGREVLAIERDRNLVQKWAPLLTHVVEADATNIDALRQLGAQEFSSAVVGVGTSIESSVLITVNLVDLGIEHLWVKAITPSHGKILTRIGANHVIYPEADAGVRAAHLVSGRMLDFIEFDDDFAIVKMYPPRETVGFTLDESKVRSKYGVTIVGVKSPGEDFTYARPETKVSSRDMLIVSGHVDLLERFAARP; the protein is encoded by the coding sequence TTGGCTAGTTCCACAGACGCCCCCCGGCGCCCCGCCCACAATGCTCCGGTACTGGTCATCGGGCTGGGCCGCTTCGGATCATCCACCGCGGAGCAGCTGGTCAAGCAGGGCCGGGAAGTGCTCGCCATTGAACGGGACCGGAACCTGGTGCAGAAATGGGCACCCCTCCTGACCCATGTGGTGGAGGCTGATGCCACCAACATCGACGCACTCCGCCAGCTGGGCGCCCAGGAGTTCAGCTCCGCCGTCGTGGGCGTGGGCACCTCCATTGAGTCCTCGGTACTGATTACCGTGAACCTGGTGGACCTGGGCATCGAGCACCTCTGGGTCAAGGCCATCACTCCGTCGCACGGCAAGATCCTGACCCGGATCGGCGCGAACCACGTCATCTACCCCGAGGCCGACGCCGGAGTCCGCGCCGCGCACCTGGTCTCCGGGCGCATGCTGGACTTCATCGAGTTCGACGACGACTTTGCCATCGTGAAGATGTACCCGCCGCGCGAGACCGTGGGCTTCACCCTGGACGAGTCAAAGGTCCGCTCCAAGTACGGCGTGACCATCGTGGGCGTGAAGTCCCCGGGTGAGGACTTCACGTACGCCCGGCCCGAGACCAAGGTGTCCTCCCGGGATATGCTCATCGTCTCCGGCCACGTGGACCTGCTGGAGAGGTTCGCGGCCCGGCCGTAG
- a CDS encoding MFS transporter — protein MAVKTITGDSAGLPAGIPSSSISPSSTVSAAPSGAPTRTPRAYVIGMPIASAGLWMAVLAPALVVLAIKVSEITTPETRAGALSLVAGVGALIALLANPFFGRLSDRTTSRFGMRKPWIVGGSLIGLASLVLLGSATNVTGVMVAWVIAQLGFNAALAALVATLPDQTAPAERGRLSGLIGMTLPVGLVAAAYFAQLFDNAFQMAVVPGVVGTAVTLIFAFTFKDRVLTEKPAPLNLKEIAGSFYFNPRTYPGLGWAWFTKFLVYVGYCAGLLYLPYFFADHLHVAETAVPALVFQATLVSSAGTVVTSIAGGWLSDRIGKRKAMVIASAIIMMAGLIVIATSSTTDQVLVGQALAGLGLGCFGAVDVALIADLLPGSQSENAKTFGVFNIAQALPQSLVPAIAFPVITLGGYPALFIGGAVVGIIGAVLVTRIKGVK, from the coding sequence GTGGCCGTCAAGACCATCACCGGGGATTCAGCAGGGTTGCCTGCCGGAATCCCTTCAAGCAGCATTTCACCGTCCAGCACTGTTTCAGCCGCTCCCTCCGGAGCGCCCACCCGGACACCCCGCGCCTACGTGATCGGCATGCCCATTGCCAGCGCCGGGCTTTGGATGGCCGTCCTCGCTCCGGCCCTGGTGGTGCTGGCCATCAAAGTTTCAGAAATCACCACACCGGAAACGCGTGCAGGTGCGCTCAGCCTGGTGGCCGGCGTCGGAGCCCTCATTGCGCTCCTGGCCAACCCCTTCTTCGGCCGGTTAAGTGACCGCACAACATCCCGCTTCGGCATGCGCAAGCCGTGGATCGTGGGCGGGTCCCTGATTGGACTGGCATCCCTGGTCCTCCTGGGCTCCGCCACCAACGTCACCGGCGTCATGGTTGCCTGGGTCATCGCCCAGCTCGGCTTCAATGCAGCGCTGGCGGCCCTGGTAGCCACGCTTCCGGACCAGACGGCACCCGCCGAACGCGGCCGCCTCTCAGGACTGATCGGGATGACCCTGCCGGTGGGCCTGGTCGCCGCCGCGTACTTCGCCCAACTGTTCGACAACGCTTTCCAGATGGCGGTGGTCCCCGGCGTCGTAGGGACCGCCGTGACGCTCATCTTCGCGTTCACCTTCAAGGACCGTGTACTGACGGAAAAGCCGGCCCCGCTGAACCTGAAGGAAATTGCCGGCTCCTTCTACTTCAACCCCCGCACCTACCCCGGCCTCGGCTGGGCCTGGTTCACCAAGTTCCTGGTGTACGTCGGCTACTGCGCCGGACTGCTCTACCTGCCCTACTTCTTCGCCGACCACCTGCACGTAGCAGAAACCGCAGTCCCGGCCCTGGTCTTCCAGGCCACCTTGGTCAGCTCGGCCGGAACCGTGGTCACCAGCATCGCCGGCGGCTGGCTCAGCGACCGGATCGGCAAACGCAAAGCCATGGTCATCGCCTCCGCCATCATCATGATGGCTGGCCTGATTGTCATTGCCACCAGCAGCACCACGGACCAGGTCCTGGTGGGACAGGCCCTGGCCGGCCTGGGCCTCGGCTGCTTCGGGGCGGTCGATGTGGCCCTCATCGCGGACCTCCTGCCCGGGAGCCAAAGCGAGAACGCCAAGACCTTCGGCGTCTTCAACATCGCCCAGGCCCTGCCCCAGTCCCTGGTACCGGCCATCGCCTTCCCCGTCATCACCCTTGGCGGCTACCCCGCCCTCTTCATCGGCGGAGCCGTCGTCGGCATCATCGGCGCCGTCCTCGTCACCCGCATCAAAGGAGTCAAGTAA
- a CDS encoding FCD domain-containing protein — protein MRTHQLVLHWIEDRLSACDLAVGGRLPAERALAEQLQVSRTSVREAIRILEAMGVVRSGVGSGPDAGTVVISDPTAALGSALRLHVATQHLPVADIVETRVLLESWAAARARRDAPQLEDAATLLAAMDAPEGLPVGEFLALDVRFHLALANAAGNAVVSAMMGSLRESIQGYAAELTGNLPDWKATASRLHAEHHAILAAVRNGDGGRAAELVSGHIKGFYKEAGLGRDNPAQPGTVG, from the coding sequence ATGCGCACCCACCAGCTGGTTTTGCACTGGATCGAGGATCGGCTGTCAGCCTGCGACCTGGCCGTAGGCGGCAGGCTCCCGGCGGAGCGCGCGCTGGCAGAACAGCTCCAGGTCTCCCGGACCTCCGTGCGGGAGGCCATCCGGATTCTTGAAGCCATGGGCGTGGTGCGGTCCGGCGTTGGCTCCGGCCCGGATGCCGGGACAGTGGTGATCTCGGATCCCACCGCCGCCCTCGGCTCAGCCCTTCGGCTGCACGTGGCCACCCAGCACCTGCCCGTGGCGGACATTGTGGAGACCCGGGTCCTGCTGGAGTCGTGGGCTGCTGCGAGGGCCCGACGGGATGCGCCGCAGCTTGAGGATGCGGCCACGCTCCTGGCGGCGATGGACGCTCCGGAAGGCCTGCCCGTGGGCGAATTCCTGGCCCTCGATGTCCGGTTCCACCTGGCCCTGGCCAACGCCGCAGGCAACGCAGTGGTCAGCGCCATGATGGGCTCGCTCCGCGAATCCATCCAGGGGTACGCCGCGGAACTGACGGGCAACCTGCCGGACTGGAAGGCAACTGCCTCGCGCCTGCACGCCGAGCACCACGCCATCCTGGCTGCGGTCAGGAACGGCGACGGCGGCCGGGCGGCGGAGCTGGTGTCGGGCCATATCAAAGGGTTCTACAAAGAAGCCGGGCTGGGCAGGGATAACCCCGCCCAGCCCGGCACAGTGGGCTAG
- a CDS encoding alpha-hydroxy acid oxidase — translation MTHTIQPNNPEATPAPEATDVPAAPAPAKAPSSAALPGLVPPALKRRVPKYSDLAPLMQFKKPGFSKAARLQRASTIWELRDIAKRRTPKAPFDYTDGAAEEEITLRRARQAFLDIEFRPGILRNVSSIDLSTEILGKPSRLPVGIAPTGFTRMMQSEGEYAGSQAAEAAGIPYTLSTMGTASIEDVAAAAPNGRNWFQLYLWTDRDRSLELIERAARAGNDTLMVTVDTAVAGARLRDVRNGMTIPPALTLKTVLDASYRPAWWFNFLTHEPLTFASLSRYTGTVADLINSMFDPTLTFGDLDWLRETWKGKLVVKGIQTVEDARRVVDHGADGIILSNHGGRQLDRAPIPFHLLPEVKQAFAADNATAAIMLDTGIMSGADIVAALALGADFTLIGRAYLYGLMAGGRAGVDRTLQILEKDMARTMALLGVSRVSELTPEHVRLLAR, via the coding sequence ATGACCCACACCATCCAGCCCAACAACCCGGAGGCTACCCCGGCTCCGGAGGCCACGGACGTCCCCGCAGCCCCGGCACCTGCCAAGGCTCCGTCGTCGGCTGCCCTTCCCGGTTTGGTGCCTCCAGCACTCAAGCGCCGCGTCCCCAAGTACTCGGACCTGGCGCCCCTGATGCAGTTCAAGAAGCCCGGATTCAGCAAGGCTGCCCGGCTGCAGCGGGCCAGCACCATTTGGGAACTCCGCGACATCGCCAAACGCCGCACCCCGAAGGCGCCCTTCGACTACACGGACGGCGCCGCCGAAGAGGAAATCACCCTCCGCCGCGCCCGCCAGGCTTTCCTGGACATCGAGTTCCGTCCGGGCATCCTGCGGAACGTCTCCAGCATCGACCTCAGCACCGAGATCCTGGGCAAGCCGTCGCGGCTGCCGGTCGGCATCGCCCCCACCGGCTTCACCCGGATGATGCAGTCCGAGGGCGAGTACGCCGGCTCCCAGGCCGCGGAAGCCGCCGGCATTCCCTACACGCTGTCCACCATGGGCACCGCCTCCATCGAGGATGTGGCCGCCGCCGCGCCCAACGGCCGCAACTGGTTCCAGCTGTACCTGTGGACGGACCGGGACCGCTCGCTGGAACTGATCGAACGCGCTGCCAGGGCAGGCAACGACACCCTCATGGTCACGGTTGACACCGCCGTGGCCGGTGCCCGGCTCCGGGACGTCCGCAACGGTATGACCATCCCGCCGGCGCTGACGCTCAAGACCGTCCTGGACGCCTCCTACCGGCCGGCCTGGTGGTTCAACTTCCTGACCCATGAGCCCCTGACGTTCGCCTCACTGTCCCGCTACACCGGCACGGTGGCGGACCTGATCAACTCGATGTTCGATCCCACCCTGACCTTCGGGGACCTGGACTGGCTGCGGGAAACCTGGAAGGGCAAGCTGGTTGTCAAGGGCATCCAGACGGTGGAGGACGCCCGCCGCGTGGTGGATCACGGCGCCGACGGCATCATCCTGTCCAACCACGGGGGACGCCAGCTGGACCGGGCCCCTATCCCGTTCCATCTGCTCCCCGAGGTCAAGCAGGCCTTCGCTGCGGACAACGCCACGGCGGCCATCATGCTGGACACCGGGATCATGAGCGGCGCGGACATCGTGGCGGCGCTGGCCCTGGGCGCCGACTTCACGCTGATCGGCCGCGCCTACCTTTACGGACTGATGGCCGGCGGCCGCGCAGGCGTGGACCGGACCCTGCAGATCCTGGAAAAGGACATGGCCCGCACCATGGCCCTCCTGGGTGTCAGCCGCGTTTCCGAACTCACCCCGGAGCACGTGCGGCTGCTGGCCAGGTAG